In the Lepus europaeus isolate LE1 chromosome 10, mLepTim1.pri, whole genome shotgun sequence genome, GGTCACCCAGCCAGGCAGCTGCGCCGGGCACCTGGACCTTGCTGCTTCCACCTTGCCCGTCTCCTAGGACAGAGGGTGGGGACATCCGCTGAGCACCCACTGAGAGCCAGGGCAGCAGGCACTTGGTACAAGCCATTTGATGTGTTTGCACCAAAACGCAGGCGGCCATGATGTGTTTCGTGTTCCTTCCGCTATTACAGAGGCAGGAAGTAATTTGCCTAAGGTCAGACAGGTGGGAGTGGGCCCAGCACAGGGCCGGCGTCTCTGGCAGATTTCCAAACACAGTATCCCGGGTGCTCCTGGGACACAGCTGCTGGGCCCCTGGACCCTTGCTGGGTAACTGCCTCTGTCTGTGGCTACTTAGGCCGAGCAGGTGATGCAGAGTGCTTAGTGGACCAGGCACGCACCCGATTCcccggggacagggacagggcgaCCCCCGGGGATGGAGCGCGACGGGCTCTGCAGTGGTCATCGCTGGACCTTGAGCCAGGCCTGGAGGCTGGAGGACAGGTATGAGCTGGCTCAGGGCCgaggcggggaggggctggctAGGGAGGGAGGGCCGGTCTGCCCCGGCAGGCAGAAGCAGGTACGGCTGCCTGTCATCACCCTGCAGGCCAGACCCATCCTTGGCCCAGGGCAGGCACCAGGAGCACCGGCTTTGGGTTGTGGCCTCAAGGTGGACAAAAGTCCTTGTCCTCAGGACTGCCTGCTCCCTGGCTGCCTGAGGTGCTGAGCCCAAGCTGGACTGGTGCCTGAGATCAGCCAGCCAGCGGGCCCGGAGGGGACGTCCAGGCCAAACCCCCTGGTGCTGGCCCTCAAGCTAACCTAAGCCCTGGGTGCCTGCAAGGAGGCAGGACCTGCTCACCTCACAGATGGCCCCAAGAAGTATGGGAGCCTTGCCCTGGGCTGAGCCTGAACACACAGGGCTGGCGACTTTCCGGCTTTGGAAGCCCAGGAGGCTGCCATGGGTCACAGCACACACTGGGCTGTGTGCCTCTGGCTGCCTCCCCAGGACGCAGTGGGGCCCGGCCCAGCCAGAGTTCAGCTCTGCAGCCACAGAGAGCGTGCAGGAGGCAGGATGCAAACCCGGCAGTGTGGCTCCCAGTCTCTGCCTTCACCCCCCAGGTGCCCAGGCCACCGCCCAAGTCAGCaccacagccccgccccggcgCCTCCCACCCTCACCGCGCTGCCCTGGGTGGCTTAGCTGGGCTCCAAGCAGATGTCTGCTAGATTACAGCCGGTCCTCTTAAGCCAGAATCACTTTCGCTGCTGCTCAGCCATCCTGCCTGCCTCGGGGCTGAGGCACCGACTCCTTAATCCTGAACCTCAGGTGGCTAATTGGTGTTTAGCTCCCCAGGTCCACACCTCCcgccagcagcaggcagaggaggccTTGGTCAGCGTGACTGTGTGGGGCCCTCATCTCGCCTGCCATGGTCACCGCACAGGGTGAGCAGGAGACGTCACCTTCCTTACCCAttcaagggggctggtgctgtgacgtagcaggtgaagccgtggcctgtggcgccagcatcccatatgggtgccggttcgagtcccggctattccactttttttttttttttttggacaggcagagtggacagtgagagagagagagacagagagaaaggtcttcctttgccgttggttcaccctccaatggccgctggcgcactatgctgatccgaaggcaggagccaagtgcttctcctggtctcccatggggtgcagggcccaagcacttgggccatcctccactgcactccctggccacagcagagagctggcctggaagaggggcaaccgggacagaatctggtgccccaactgggactagaacccagtgtgccggcgccgcaaggcagaggattagcctattgagccgcggtgctggccctattccacttctgatccagttccctgctaatggcctgggaaagcagcagaggacagcccaagtgcttgggcccctgcacccacgtggagacctgggtggagttccaggctccgggcttcagcctgacccagccctggccgtcgtggtcacttgggaagtgaaccagtggatggaggggaggatcttttatttctctctctctctctctacaactctgcctttcaaataaataaataaataaatattttctttttaaaaagacacattcAAGCACATCCTTCCTTTCAACCAAccccttcctgctgccttcccccgAGGTCATGGCACCTGAGTCAGACGCACCCCAGTTAAGACCTTGGCCCTGCTCCGGGCTGGCTGTGTGCGCCATCTTGTGCAAGCCGCTTCATCgccccgagcctcagtttccccattttcAAACTCCAAAGCAAATGAGAGGTAAGTCCCACGGCCAAGCACGCGGCCTGACATGTGGCGTGTTCTCAGCACGCCTGTGCCCTGTGGACACCCCAACCATGGCCCGCGGGCCCCTCCGTCTCACACGCCCCAGCCTTGCTCGTCCCCCCAAGCCCTATGGGTTACACCAGGTCACTAACAGAAGCCAAGCCGCTGGGCTTGTCCTGCCAGCAGGACCCTGCACTGTCCCTTATCTAACTCCTGGAACCTTGCTATTTCTTGAGAAAGCCCAGGGGCCCCTTTGTCGGTAGACTTCTTTCGCCCCTGCCTCGTGGTGTGGAGCCCAGTGTCTGCGGGCCGCCTGGGGTCACGGCTCTAAGTTCCCCCAGTAAATCACACGGTGTCATCTTGgacttctccctccctcagtctcACACAGGGTTTTCCAGCCCAagcctgcctccctctgcagccccagCAGTATGGGAATCGTCTGCGACCCCGCCTCATGTCCCAGCATCCCCCAAGTCCCTAcagtcctgcctcctcctccctgccccccgctGCCCAGGtcccggccccagccccccagccggGCTCCCTGGCCTCCCCGGGCCCGCTCTGCTCTTGCTTCCTTCGAACGCCTGCTTTGCCAGCCAGAAAGAGTTCATGCCAGGTGACTGCTTTTAAAAACATGGCTCCCCAGTGGTCTCAGGACTAAGCATGGCCTTCGTGTTAGACAAGATCCACggcgcccggccccggccccactctcccacccctcttccagcAGAGActccccatcccctgtcccaCCCGCCCCTGCCTGACTCTCCTGTCTCCTTCCCCGACTGTCGCAGCCACTCCCACCCAGGCGTGGGCTccagctcctccaggaagtctcgGCCGGCTCTCGGCTCCGGGTTAGCCTCTTTGCTCTGGCTGCACAATCCCTGGAGCTTCCGTCTTCCTCGCCTGCAGGAGGCGAGGAAGATGCAGTCCCTCTCCAAGGGGTTTGCACACCCAGGCAGTCCAGGGGGCTGGAgaacccccacctccctccaacCAAAAAAGGCCCCTTCCTGGGCCACACGGGCTGCCAGGAGCTCAGGTCGGGCAGGTTCTCCCGGGCCCGGGGATGTCGGAGTCAGGGCTCACCGAGCGtctgcaccagccccaggtgcCTGCTTTGGGTTCTGCTGGACACACAGCTCTCTCCTAAACCAAGCAAACCCAGGAGGAGCTCAGGAGCCAGCCCAAGGCCAGCAGCAGTCCTCACACCTCCTGCCAGTTCACAGCAAAAAGCATTTCCCAGGCGAGACCAGCCCTCGTTGGCTTACCGACGGCCCATCGCTGGGCCCAGACttccagcctggcccctccctcccggTCTCTGCAGCAACCCTGTGGCTCTCAACGCACCTGGGACACCTCCGCCTGCAGGCAGTGGTCCCCACTGTCTAGCTCATCTCACCCACCCACCCTTGGAGTCACTGCCAACACCCACTTCCTGCTCCGGGCCGGGCCAGTGCTCCAGCGGGCATGTCCAAGCCTTCTCTGGAAAACGCACGTGACCTGTTACCTCTGGggttcccacttgggtggcccaGCAAGGCAGGAGCTTTGCTAAACCCACCACACCATTTCAGCAATGTGGGTGCTCTGGTTAGGGACCCACTCCCTGACCCTGTCCTCACGTATCCAGTGGCTGCGCAGTGGCAGGTGGAGCTggcctccaatggcctctgcatcTCTCTAGCAGGCTTCACGGCCAGAGAGAGGGACTTCAGCAACGGGGGGCCTCAGAGCCCCTGTCAGGGCCCTAGGGCGCTACAGTTGCCCCCTACCATTGGCGAAGCCCCagagccccggccattgtggagGGGTCCCCCAGCCTGGGGTCTCACGCAGGctgtctggctctgccacttgctgGCTGGGGGAGCTGGTCTCTCTGCAGCCTAGCGGACTCTTCTGAGCCTGGAGCAGGTGGGGGGTGCGGGCCTGTGCTGTGCCCTGGTCACCGCCTCCCGCTGTCACTCTGACCTCTGGgtctgtggcaggtggcaggcagcaAGGTGGACGGGGCAGCTGCCTCCTGCCAGAGAGGGGCCTCCCCCAGGGCGCCCCGGCAGCCGAGTGGTGGGTGGATGCCGGGGGACATGCAGGCTGCAAGGCCAGGAGCTAATAAACAGTATTGatgtgtggggagggaggcaggtgtaTAGCTCTGAAACCATGGAGTTGGATTCATTGGTTAATTAGTGGATTTCCATAGCCACAGACTTCCCcagctgggtgggaggggagggagggaggagaccaCAGAGCAGCCACTGGGAGGCCAGCTGGGCTCAGGCTGGAGCGGCTCCGTGCCCTCTCTGGGGCAGGAGTGCTGCCCCGCTTTGGGGGTAATGAGAAGCGCGGGGTCTGGGGAGACCTGACCGCACCTGCCGGCCTGCGCACTGGGATGGAACTCCGCAGCAAGGCGGCTAGGGCCTCCCTAAGTATCCTACGGGACCCACTCAGGCAGGGGGAGCTGCAGGTTTGGACAAGGAAAGCAGGAAGAACCAGGGAAAACTGTGGAAACCATGGAAACGGCCAGGTGGAGAAGGAAGTGGAAGTTTAGCCACGGGTGGGGCAGGCCCTTGGCCCGGTGGTCAAGCGagtgcttgagacacctgcatcccgggTCAGTGGCTGGGTGCGCGGCGCAGCCACGCTCgtcactccagcttcttgcctgtgagcatcctgggaggcaatgggtgatggctcaggtgggtGGGTCCCAGTGGGCCACATGCAAGATCcgggtcctggctcccagcttcagtatGGCCTGGTGCTTGGCCCAGGCAAGCATGCTGGGAATGagctagcacatggaagatctgtctctccctcagcacacacacacacacacacacgacagccAAGGGTTTGAATCCAACCTCTGTTTGATTCTTGATTCTTACATTTGTAGGGCCAATCATATCCACTTTGCAAACCTCCGGCCATGGTTAAGGAAGGCAGCACCTTGTGAGACACACACAGTAAGCGCTTAATGAAGATTTTCTATATTAGCTGCTGGTATTGCATCACTGAGGGACAGGACTTGGGGCCTATAGGAGGCTTGGAGACGgggtggaggagacagagagctTAGACGGAGCCCCCTGCCAGCTGGGCTGTGGGCGTACCTCCGGGCTGCACCTGcacggctgggggcgggggctgacCGGTTCCTCTGTGGATTCAGAGGGTCCTGGCGTTGGCCCCCTCCTCCTGGCTCGGGGCACCCTGCCCTTGGggaaagggacagacagacaaCCAGCAGGGTCCAGGCGGGCCAGGTTTATTACGGTCCCGCGGCCGGCAGGGCCCGTCCAGGCTCTTCTCCTCGGGCAAGCTCTCTGTCCCAGCCGCCGCCCGCCCGCAGCCTCCCGCGAGGCCGGGCGTCCCCGGGGCAGCCGGCCGGGTCCAAGGACGCGGGGCGGACGCGACGGAGGGCGCGGCGGGCGCCGGGCGCGCAGCGGgagcggtggcggcggcggcgggggccgcAGGGCCAGAGGCGACGGAGGCGAGCGCGGAAGTGGCGCGAGGCGAGCGCGTAGACGAGCGGGTTGAGGCAGGAGTTGGCGTAGGCGAGGCAGTGCGAGGCGAGGCGGCAGGCGTAGGTGGCCGGGCTGAAGGCGAAGCGGCCGTACCAGAAGCAGAGGATGAGCGCGTGGTGCGGGCCCCAGCAGAGCGCGTAGAGCGCGGCCACGGCCAGCATGGCGCGCCCCGCGCGGCCCGTGGCTCGCCGCCGCGCCTCGGCCGCCGCGCCCGCCGGGCCCACGGCGGCCCACAGGAAGCGCAGCGTGCGCCCGTAGGCCAGGCTCACCACGGCCACCGGCAGCAGGTAGCCGGCGGCGAAGGTGGCCACGTCGAGGGCGCGCCGGCGCGCGTCCTCCCAGGCGGGCACGCAGAGCTCCAGCGCGCCGTAGCGCACCGTGCCGTAGTAGCTGAGGTAGGGCGCCGAGAAGAGCGCCGCCAGCAGCCACACGAGCCCCACGGCGGCGCGGGCGTTGCGCGGCGTGCGCAGGGCGCGCGAGCGCAGCGGGTGCCGCACGGCCAGGTACCTGCGGGCGGGCAGCGGGCGCCGGGGTCAGCGCGGCGGCGGGAGGGAGGCGGCCTCGGCGCCGTCCTCACCCACCTCCCCGCGCAGACCTGTGGCCCGGATGGACCTTGAGTTCCTCGTATGAAGAATGCGGTTGTTGGGAGGGCTACGGGCGCTAAACGCGTAAAGTGCCTGCAGCAGTGCGTGGCCCCAGCGGGAGCTGAGTCGCTGTTAGGTGTCCTTGGACTCATTCTACAAGGGGGGGTCACAGGAGGCTCAGAGAGAAGTGACTTGTCCTGCCAAGGTCAGGGGCTagggagggagctgggttggagccaGGGGAGCGGGTGTGGGCATGGCCTAGCTCCCTCCGCTGTCGAACACCTGCCCCGGGCCGGCCCTGTGCTGGCACTTGCAACACTGACGTGCCCTCTGGAACATTccagtggaggggagggagggcaggataGTCTCCCAGGTGTGCCCTGCCAGTGCCCCCAAGGCTGGTTTCAGGGCCAGAgggttttccttccttccctcccacctctcaTTTGGGcaccccaccaccaccgccaccattctctccttgctAAGGCCAGTGCCAACCTGTCCTCCCGTTCCTCCCGGGCCGGGCCCCAGGCACAGCGCACCTGTCCACCGAGACTGCGGCCAGGGTGAAGCTGCTGGCGTACATAGTGAGGTAGATGAGCAGGTGCACGGCCTTACAGACCAGGGCCCCAAAGAGCCAGGCGTCCAGCGTGTAGATGGTGGCCTGGAAGGGCACGCAGCACAAGATGAAGCAGAGGTCGGCCACCGCCAGGTTGAGAATGAACAGATCCGTGGTGCTGCCCGGCTCCTGCCAAGCGCTCGGGCCGGGCTGCAGCAGCACCGCCAGCACCAGCCCGTTGCCCACTGTGCCTAGGAGGAAGATGAGGGCGAAGACCAGGGGCACTGCCACGGCCCCCGCGCTGCCTGGGCTCTCCAGCGAAATGTTCTGGGCATCAGCCATGTCCCCATCAGACGGGCACCTGGGAAAGAGAAACTGGAGCCCTCAACAGGGGCCgctggcccccagcctgggcctggcccggTGTCCCGGGTGGGAAtctcaggggaggagggaggagcagtgCCGTGTCATCCCTGAGCCCTTCCTGCTGTGTGCGTGGGTGGATGGGGtgccgtgcctcagtttcccagggAACATCACATAACCCAGCGCGTGGGGGCTGCTTAGGTCATTGTTGGGCGTCTTCAACCCTTGAGGCACAGTTGGGGGAAGACACGGCAGCTGGGGGGAGGGCGGCTCCAACCCCAGGAGCTGGTTTATTCTCCCCAATGCTCACTGGGGACCCAAGCTCGGGGAGACCCTTAGGCGCAGGGGCCAGGACTTTCACTGGATAGCAGCCGCGGCCTCAGCAAAAACACGGTGACATCCCTGAGTCACCGCGGAGCCCAGATTAGTGAGATGCCCGCGGAAGCCATGCAGGGTCCCCGCTCCTGGCACAAATGTGGGCCAGCTGAGGTCCATGGAGAGTGGACACGTGGAGTGGCAGGTCGGGGGCTGCCGCCTTGGTGGCATCCTGACGCCTGGGCGGGAGGGCTGGTGTGTGAGACTGTAACAGGTGACGAATCTGACCAccgcgtgtgcgtgcgtgcgcaCGTGTGTGCTCTGAAAACCCGcaggtgtgtgcacgtgtgcactgGGCCattccccacccagccccaccccaccggCTACCTGTGGAttcgcctgcctgcctgcctgtgacTCCTGAGAAGAAAGGTGGTATCCGCCCCCTCACCGGCACCCAGCATGCAGCGGACCCCTGAAGCCCAGGACGGGCAACACCTACCTCAGCCCCGGGCGCTGGGCTCCCGCTGGATCCCGGGTGGActgccaggctggggctgccTCCCGGCTCAGCACTTCTCCCGGCCCCGCCGCTCTGCTGAGCAGCCTCGGGCACTCCCGCCGGAGTGGCCAGCAGCCACCTCCTCCTCGGCCCCTGATATCCCCCGGGTGGCATGCTCTTCTGCCcggctcctctctgcctctcgcgTGGCCGCTGCCCGTCCTTCTGCAGGCAGTAACCCATTGATCGCGCTCACGGAGATTGGCTTTGTGGTTAACCCCTCCATGCCCGGAGCCCAGCTCACTCCTGCCGTCCGCAGCGCCCATGGACCTCCCTGGTtaccctgcctctgccctccccaaGCAAGGCTGCCATCCAAGGTTAGAAAGGATCCTGGGCTTCAATGGGGCTTCCTGAGCTGGGAAACCAGGATTGGAGTCCCCTTTTTTTGTGGATGTCACGGAGAAGCTGCTCTCTGAGACCCATCTCCCCCCTTAGCTCACCCCAAGGCCTTAGTAGAGCTGGAGACTGACGGCCTACTAACCTACGCAGAGGCTGGCTCTggtgggagggcacagggagcTGGCGCAGCTTCTAGAACATGGACGGGACCTACACATTTCATTTTGCACGAGTTTATTACGGCTGGGGGTGGAAAGCATGGACAGAACGGGGGAGGAGGCCCTGAGGCTGAACGCGCCCAGCGGGGGGGACTAGGAGCTGGGGAGTGAGGAGGGGCAGGAACAGTGAGAGTGAAAGGCAGTCTGCAGTGAGTGAGTAGGGGGCAGAGAGCTAGGGCCAGGTGGCAGGGTCCTTCTAGAAGCTGGGGGCGCAGGACAGGGAGGACTGATGGAGGCACCGTGCATGCCAGGCCCTGCAGCTGGGGAAGAGACCCCTCCGAACTGGCCTGGCACCGCCCACGGTGGGACGTGCAGGGCAGCAGAGACCCCCGAAGCTGTCAGGGGTCAGGCCCAGCCTCTCCGGACCTGCACCCAGGGGAatggcagggctggaggagtgcAGCCCAGCCCCGGGGGTGCTGACTCCTAGACAGAGAACCCCAACCACCCTGTGCCACAGCAACGCACCCCAGGACTCCCAGAAGCCTGAGTCCCAGAGAGGGCGAGGAAGCCCCTCCTCCTGGCTCCGGGGTGGGCTCCGGTGGACCCGGGGTGGACAGCCCGCCGCCGCTGGCAGGACCAAGCTGATCCACAGTGGGGTGGGCAGCGGCGCTCACGGAGAGGGCGGCGCGGGGCAGGCTGGACCTCgccgccacctcctcctcccctgctcacGCTGCCGCCCCTGGAGGCGGCGGCCTCGAACCCCAGCCAGACGCGGAGGACAGGGACGTGCGGCTGATTCGCGGCCGGCTCTCGGGCCGCGGCTCTACCGTTTGTCGCGGGCTTCCGGCGACTGCCACTGCGCGCCCCGCGCAACCGCTGCGTCTGCTGGGCGCCGCCTACGACCCCTTCTGGCTGGCGGCTGAGGAGCCGCGCGGCCCCGGGCGGGCGCAGCCGGGCACGCTGAGCCGAGAGCCCGCGGACGGCGTGGAGCGCTCCCGCGGCCGCCTGGCCCAGGAAGCGGCGGCGCCCCTGGCTGGTGGACCTCGCCTCGTGCAGCCTCACGTCGGCCTGTGTGGACCTGGGCCCAGCGTTCTGGCCCTGCCGGGTGCTCCTGGCCGCCGGGCGGGACCTGCCAGACCACGCACACCAAGCTGCTGGCCTGGCATTGGCGGGctcagcccctgcctggccctgccgtgGCCACCCCGCCGGGCTGCCTCCCCACGGGCCACACCGTCGGGCTCCTCCGGATCGCGGGCCTAGGAGTCCCAGAATCCCAGTCTTAAGATCGTGAGGATGGGGCCCCGGAGCTCGCCCCAGGACGTCCCGGAAGAGCGGCGGGCGCAGGTGCAGGGCGCCAGTGCCGCGGGCCTGGTTTCCGGTTAGTGAGGATTTTTCATCCTCCGCCCCACTGCAAGCACACGATGGCCTCGCCAAGGCCACATCGCGCTGGGGCCGGCGTGGCAGTGACTCAGAACCCActgcccgcccccacccgcacggggccccgccccccgccgcagGAACCAGGGGCAGCGACCGCGGGCAGGGGCTGGCAGCTCCGCCGCCAATGAGGAGCCGCGAGCTCCGTGGTCGGTGAGAGGGGTGGGCCCTGGCCAGCAGCAAGCCCGCCCTCCAGGTCTGGCCTGGAGGGGCGGGGTCTGGGCTCGCTGCACCCCCTGGTGGCTGCTAGGCTGGCCCCAGGCCCGGGAATGAGCGTTGAGGGAAGGGCCCCAGATCTCTGGCTTTACCGtgggggaaaccgaggcacactCAGGGACTAGGGCTTCCCCAAGGCCCCGTGGACGCGCACGGGGGGCTCCAGACCGCCAGGGGCTCTGCACTGGGGAGCCACAGTCTTTCCCCTGCTCCTTTGCAGCCGTGGGGGGCTGGACTCCCAAGGCTGGACTCAGGGCTGCGGATGGGGGTGGTGGCCGGGGAAGGCGGGTTTCCCGAGTGTGAGGGTGTGAGCGCTAGTCCTCAGGGGGCCCCCCTcagagccccagctcctgccggCTTCCGGCCAGGGCTGCTCAGCAGGAATGAAACAGACCAAACAGACCAACACGTGCGTCAGGGCAGTTTGCACATCCTTGTTTCACAGCCGCTTGGCCTCCGCCCGGCCTGCCCACCGCGCCAGCGCTCGGGGTCAGGGCAGCGCCCCGTGCAGCCGCCCCACCTCCACGAAGGCCTCCACGCAGCGGTCAATGTCCTCCTCGCTGTGCACGGCTGAGATCTGCACCCGGATCCGGGCCTTGCCCTTGGGGACCACAGGGTAGCTGAACCCGATGACAAAGAtgcctgggaggggagagagcaagGGCACATGGGAGCcaggggggctggggggagcgACACGCTGCCCCTACTTTCCTGAGGCCTGCAGAGGGCCAGGGAGCTGCCCTGGGCTTCCTCGTGGCTTGGGGCTGACAATCTTGGGGACACGCTCGGTGTGAGAggtggtggcggggggggggtgtgcagTCTAACGGTCCCCCCCCACACTTTAGCCCCACCAGCAGTCCTGGTCCCAGCCCCTCACCTCTCTCCAGCATGTCATCGGCCATGCGAGAGGCCAGCCGGGCATCACCCAGCATCACAGGGCAGATGGGGTGGCTGGCTCCTGAGACGGTGAAGCCGGCAGCCTGCATCTTGCTGCGGAACCTGGGGACACAAGCTGTGTcaggcagctggggcagggagagggtgcGCCTGTTCCCGACAGGAAGCGGCAAGAGGGACGGacggacagagagacagactctCAGAGGCAGCCGGGGAGCCAGGCAGAACCGGAAGGCAGCGGGAAGATGGACAAGGGggaagacacaggacacaggaggagACGGGGCCGCAGAACCAGCAGGCTCCCGGCTCGGCGCCCACCCGGCTGGCCTCATCCCCGCCGGGAGCCACACCGCTGGGTCTTGGCAGCCATCGACTGGACGATGGCGCTGCTGTCCATGAGCAAGTCCAAGGCCTTGGAGGCACAGCCGACGACAGCAGGGGGCAGGCTGTTGGAGAAGAGGTAGGGCCGTGCGCGCTGCCGCAGCAGGGACACCAGCGGCCCGGGTCCTGTCGTGTAGCCCCCTGAGAACAAGAGAAAGGCAGCGAGGGCTTGGTCAGCAGCCGGAGGCTGGCCCAAGCCCCGCCGGAGGGTACGGCCGATGCTGCCCTCTTCCCTGCAGCCTCCCCGAGAGCCTGCAGGTACCTGCTGCTCCGCCCAGCGCCTTCCCCAGCGTGGAGTTGATGATGGTGACCTGGTCCATCACGCCCAGCAGCTCATCTGTGCCCCTGCAAAGGAGGCCACCGCTGCTGCCACTGATTGTCCACCGGCCTCAGgagccacccccccacccccggctgcaGGTGCCACGTTCTCCCACCGTCCTGTGGGCCCCAGGAAGCCCGTGGCGTGGCATTCGTCCACGAAGACCAGGGCGCCGTATCGAGAGGCGAGGTGGCAGATCTCCTGCAGGGGCGCGATGTCGCCATCCATGGAGAAGGCCCCGTCCGTGGCCACTAGGCGCAGCCGATGCTTCTGTAGGGGAGGTGtgagcaggtggcaggtggtggccctgCCCTTCGGGCTGCCAGGGGCTCTGACACCCCCCCTGCCCAGCGCCCAGCACAGAGGTGGGCACACAGGCTCCACCACACTGGAGCCCTCCTCTGTTCCTCTCTGAGCCGTCCTCTCCTCTCCAGGGGCCGTCTGGATGGACACTTAGCCCTGGGCAAGGAGGAAGTCTCACCGTCTTGTGTAAGGTCCCAGAGGGCAGGCTGGGGCTAGGTCCAGCTGCACCCCCACCCACGTGCACCTAGAGGGCACTCGCCAAACTCAAGACAGCACAGAGCAAAGGGACACAGCCCTGGTTCTGGGTTCTGGGTTCTGGTCTTTGGGGCCTCAAACTCAGGCTGCGGTGCAGTCGGCTTCTGCATGCCTCACTTCCTCCACCAGGGGGAGCCTGAGGgagggcccagccccacctgggccTCCTGCAGTTTGGCCTCCAGGTCGGCCATGTCCAGGTGGCGATAGCGGTACTTGTGGGCCTTGCACAGGCGGATGCCATCAATGATGGAGGCGTGGTTCAGCTCGTCCGACAGGACCGCGTCCTCAGGGGTCAGCAGCGCCTGGAGGGAAGCGGTCAGGGCTGTGCGATCATCCAAACACCACGGGTCTCCTTCCTCTGGAGTCCCCAAGTCAAAATCCCACTGCCGGCCGGGGTGGTCCTCTGGGCAGGGAGGCGAGGTGGCCTCTGCCTCGGGCTGGGTCCGCAGGGTCCCAGTACTGGCCATAAGGAGGACAGGTGACCACAGGCTTGGGGAGTCACACGCCCCGGCCTTCCAGCTGACGGAAAGGACCCCTCAAGTGCTCCGGAAGCTGAGCTCCCTGCAAGCCCCAGGATTCCTCCTGGAGCAcccgcctggcccaaccttgaccTCCACAGGAAACGGGCCCTGGAGCCTCTGGACACGGCACCCGCATCCTGCCAGGTCCTcccggctgccccctcccccgcagccTCCACGCACCTCAAAGAGGCCGGCGTTGGCATCAAAGCAGCTGGGGTAGAGGATGGCGTCTTCCCGCTGGTGGAAGCGGGCTAGCTTTGCTTCCAGGTTCTTGTGGATGCTCTGGAGGAGGTGAGACGGGGTGGGGTGTTCATGCCCACGTGGGACACGTCCTGCGGGCACAAATGCACCGAAGCCAGAGCCGGCGGGAGTGGGGCAGCCGGCGCGCAGGGAGGCGCCGGGGACTCGCTAGCTCCCCCTCCTGGTGGATCTCTGCTTCGTCGTGGAGGTGCCCGTGCAGTGATGGGCAGGGTGGGGAAGGATGCGG is a window encoding:
- the GALR3 gene encoding galanin receptor type 3, yielding MADAQNISLESPGSAGAVAVPLVFALIFLLGTVGNGLVLAVLLQPGPSAWQEPGSTTDLFILNLAVADLCFILCCVPFQATIYTLDAWLFGALVCKAVHLLIYLTMYASSFTLAAVSVDRYLAVRHPLRSRALRTPRNARAAVGLVWLLAALFSAPYLSYYGTVRYGALELCVPAWEDARRRALDVATFAAGYLLPVAVVSLAYGRTLRFLWAAVGPAGAAAEARRRATGRAGRAMLAVAALYALCWGPHHALILCFWYGRFAFSPATYACRLASHCLAYANSCLNPLVYALASRHFRARLRRLWPCGPRRRRHRSRCAPGARRALRRVRPASLDPAGCPGDARPRGRLRAGGGWDRELARGEEPGRALPAAGP
- the GCAT gene encoding 2-amino-3-ketobutyrate coenzyme A ligase, mitochondrial, which encodes MWACGAWRGALSGAAGGRRAHSALAQLRGILEGELEGIRGAGTWKSERVITSRQGPHIHVDGVSGGILNFCANNYLGLSSHPEVIQAGLQALQEFGAGLSSVRFICGTQSIHKNLEAKLARFHQREDAILYPSCFDANAGLFEALLTPEDAVLSDELNHASIIDGIRLCKAHKYRYRHLDMADLEAKLQEAQKHRLRLVATDGAFSMDGDIAPLQEICHLASRYGALVFVDECHATGFLGPTGRGTDELLGVMDQVTIINSTLGKALGGAAGGYTTGPGPLVSLLRQRARPYLFSNSLPPAVVGCASKALDLLMDSSAIVQSMAAKTQRFRSKMQAAGFTVSGASHPICPVMLGDARLASRMADDMLERGIFVIGFSYPVVPKGKARIRVQISAVHSEEDIDRCVEAFVEVGRLHGALP